In Nocardioides cavernae, a single genomic region encodes these proteins:
- a CDS encoding DNA glycosylase AlkZ-like family protein, producing the protein MGAPPSLELSPRQARRIAVRAQLLATPRPGDVLEAVRHLGFLQVDLTRVVAHHADLALWTRLGSAYAPEDLEELVGDGALVELRAMLLPSEDVALHRADMDAWPGEPPLKEWQEDVADWVAANEGCRRDILALLRAEGPTAARDLPDTCEVPWRSTGWTNDKNVMKLLECLEARGEVAVASREGRERRWDLAERIHPGDPAVPAEEAHQALAARRLRALGIARPRALEAWDERYDVRGTGAAARIDGVRGLWRVDPDRLDDLDDFEGRTAILSPLDRLVFDRKRMEDVFGFDYQLEMYKPAATRQWGYWAMPVLDGDELVGKVDATADREAGVLIVDAVHEDGDWSAARRRRVHAELDALGEWLGLEVARP; encoded by the coding sequence ATGGGCGCCCCTCCGAGCCTCGAGCTGTCGCCGCGACAGGCCCGCCGCATCGCCGTACGCGCCCAGCTGCTCGCCACGCCGCGACCCGGCGACGTGCTGGAGGCGGTGCGGCACCTCGGCTTCCTGCAGGTCGACCTCACCCGCGTCGTCGCGCACCACGCCGACCTCGCCCTGTGGACCCGCCTCGGGAGCGCGTACGCGCCGGAGGACCTCGAGGAGCTCGTCGGCGACGGCGCTCTCGTCGAGCTGCGGGCCATGCTGCTGCCCAGTGAGGACGTCGCGCTGCACCGCGCCGACATGGACGCCTGGCCCGGTGAGCCGCCGCTCAAGGAGTGGCAGGAGGACGTCGCCGACTGGGTGGCCGCCAACGAGGGCTGTCGCCGCGACATCCTGGCGCTGCTCCGCGCGGAGGGCCCGACCGCAGCGCGTGACCTGCCGGACACCTGCGAGGTGCCCTGGCGCTCGACCGGGTGGACCAACGACAAGAACGTGATGAAGCTCCTCGAGTGCCTGGAGGCGCGCGGCGAGGTCGCGGTCGCCTCGCGCGAGGGCCGTGAGCGGCGCTGGGACCTCGCCGAGCGCATCCACCCCGGCGACCCGGCAGTGCCCGCGGAGGAGGCGCACCAGGCGCTCGCCGCACGGCGACTGCGGGCGCTCGGCATCGCCCGCCCGCGGGCCCTCGAGGCGTGGGACGAGAGGTACGACGTCCGCGGCACGGGCGCGGCGGCCCGCATCGACGGCGTACGCGGGCTGTGGCGCGTGGACCCCGACCGGCTGGACGACCTCGACGACTTCGAGGGCCGCACCGCGATCCTCTCCCCGCTGGACCGGCTGGTCTTCGACCGGAAGCGGATGGAGGACGTGTTCGGCTTCGACTACCAGCTGGAGATGTACAAGCCCGCCGCGACGCGTCAGTGGGGCTACTGGGCGATGCCGGTGCTCGACGGCGACGAGCTGGTCGGCAAGGTCGATGCGACGGCCGACCGTGAGGCGGGCGTGCTGATCGTCGACGCGGTGCACGAGGACGGCGACTGGTCCGC
- a CDS encoding alkaline phosphatase D family protein, translating into MTTPDDRLLLGPLLRYVDETSAAIWVETAAPATVTVTRGAASATAPTFVVHDHHYALVELDGLEPGTTEAYSLAIDDDRVWPPAGSPFPDPVIATLEAGRPLHLSFGSCRTSVSHDEKGNKTHGVDALRAWALRVAGQVEAADPSDADLDPDRLPDLVLFLGDQVYADETTDAMREFIESRRDIEQAPWTELKDYEEYAHLYKLAWSDPANRWLLSTVPSAMIFDDHDIRDDWNTSMDWRREMEATSWWHGRIVSGLASYWVYQHLGNLSPAEREKDEVYAQVLAHRGDAEQDLGPFLDDFADRVDQQPQTYRWSYTRDFDTQARLVVVDSRAARKLDPDDRALLDDDEAAWLDEQLRGDVDHLLIGTSLPFLLARGLHHLEAFSEALAQGAWGERGGRAGEKLRQLVDLEHWGAFQTSFQQVARQAMEVAAGKRGRAPSTVTFLSGDVHHSYVSEARPSHGGPALRSTVLQAVCSPIRNPLSRNMRFATAVLSYGVAGPMGRLASKSARVPDAPLTWTYAEGPWFDNNLAFLRLAGPSLRMWWVTGEVVDDHDRPRLAKVESYALDEDGNPPPRERFVSKVNRRVRRRAKDDSVRER; encoded by the coding sequence ATGACGACACCCGACGACCGACTGCTCCTGGGCCCTCTGCTCCGCTACGTCGACGAGACGTCGGCGGCCATCTGGGTCGAGACGGCCGCTCCCGCGACCGTCACGGTCACCCGTGGCGCCGCCTCGGCGACCGCCCCGACGTTCGTGGTCCACGACCACCACTACGCCCTCGTCGAGCTCGACGGCCTCGAGCCCGGCACCACCGAGGCCTACTCCCTCGCGATCGACGACGACCGGGTCTGGCCGCCCGCCGGGTCGCCGTTCCCGGACCCCGTCATCGCCACCTTGGAGGCGGGGCGTCCCCTCCACCTGTCGTTCGGCTCCTGCCGCACGTCGGTCTCCCACGACGAGAAGGGCAACAAGACCCACGGCGTCGACGCCCTGCGCGCGTGGGCGTTGCGCGTCGCCGGCCAGGTCGAGGCCGCCGACCCGTCCGACGCGGACCTCGACCCGGACCGGCTGCCCGACCTGGTGCTCTTCCTCGGCGACCAGGTCTACGCCGACGAGACCACCGACGCGATGCGGGAGTTCATCGAGTCGCGGCGCGACATCGAGCAGGCGCCCTGGACCGAGCTCAAGGACTACGAGGAGTACGCCCACCTCTACAAGCTCGCCTGGTCCGACCCCGCCAACCGGTGGCTGCTGTCGACCGTGCCCAGCGCGATGATCTTCGACGACCACGACATCCGCGACGACTGGAACACCTCGATGGACTGGCGCCGCGAGATGGAGGCAACGTCGTGGTGGCACGGCCGCATCGTCTCCGGCCTGGCGTCGTACTGGGTCTACCAGCACCTCGGCAACCTGTCGCCCGCCGAGCGGGAGAAGGACGAGGTGTACGCGCAGGTGCTGGCGCACCGGGGCGATGCCGAGCAGGACCTCGGACCGTTCCTCGACGACTTCGCGGACCGGGTCGACCAGCAGCCCCAGACCTACCGGTGGAGCTACACCCGCGACTTCGACACGCAGGCCCGCCTCGTCGTCGTCGACTCTCGCGCGGCCCGCAAGCTCGACCCGGACGACCGCGCGCTGCTCGACGACGACGAGGCGGCCTGGCTCGACGAGCAGCTGCGCGGCGACGTCGACCACCTGTTGATCGGCACGTCGCTGCCGTTCCTGCTCGCCCGCGGCCTCCACCACCTCGAGGCGTTCAGCGAGGCGCTCGCGCAGGGCGCGTGGGGAGAGCGCGGCGGCCGGGCGGGGGAGAAGCTCCGCCAGCTGGTCGACCTCGAGCACTGGGGCGCGTTCCAGACCAGCTTCCAGCAGGTCGCCCGCCAGGCGATGGAGGTCGCCGCCGGCAAGCGTGGGCGGGCGCCGTCCACCGTCACGTTCCTCTCCGGCGACGTGCACCACAGCTACGTCAGCGAGGCACGGCCGAGCCACGGTGGTCCGGCGCTGCGCTCCACTGTGCTGCAGGCGGTCTGCTCGCCGATCCGCAACCCGCTCTCACGCAACATGCGTTTCGCGACCGCGGTGCTCTCCTACGGCGTCGCGGGGCCCATGGGGCGGCTGGCGTCGAAGTCGGCGCGGGTGCCCGACGCGCCCCTCACGTGGACCTACGCCGAGGGGCCGTGGTTCGACAACAACCTGGCCTTCCTCCGGTTGGCCGGCCCGAGCCTGCGCATGTGGTGGGTCACGGGTGAGGTCGTGGATGACCACGACCGGCCGCGGCTGGCGAAGGTGGAGTCCTACGCCCTCGACGAGGACGGCAACCCGCCGCCGCGCGAGAGGTTCGTGTCGAAGGTCAACCGTCGGGTCAGGCGGCGTGCGAAGGACGACTCGGTGCGCGAGCGCTGA
- a CDS encoding zinc-dependent alcohol dehydrogenase family protein, translating to MRATTIHAPGDIRFEDVPDPRIEEPTDAIVKVVAGCICGSDLWPYRGENDVSAGSTIGHECVGVVEEVGSDVSTTKVGDFVIVPFCHCDNTCAHCRAGMQSACVNLGVTQSGQGEYARVTQADGSLVATDGMPDDELIPSLLALTDVMATGWHAAVAAGVQPGHTVVVVGDGAVGLSGVLAAAQMGAERVIAMSRHEPRQEIARAFGATHVVAERGKEGEARIADLTDGVGADAVLECVGTDGAMKTAFTVARPGSTVGFVGVPHGVELPVRRMFQKNVGLAGGMAPVRRYLPDLLDRVLSGAIDPGKVFDLTLPMAESAEGYRAMDERRAIKVLLQP from the coding sequence ATGCGTGCAACCACCATCCATGCGCCCGGCGACATCCGCTTCGAGGACGTGCCCGACCCGCGTATCGAGGAGCCCACCGACGCCATCGTCAAGGTGGTCGCGGGCTGCATCTGCGGCTCCGACCTGTGGCCCTACCGCGGCGAGAACGACGTCAGTGCGGGCTCGACCATCGGCCACGAGTGCGTCGGCGTCGTGGAGGAGGTGGGCTCGGACGTCTCGACCACCAAGGTCGGCGACTTCGTGATCGTGCCGTTCTGCCACTGCGACAACACCTGCGCGCACTGCCGTGCAGGCATGCAGTCGGCGTGCGTCAACCTCGGGGTCACCCAGAGCGGACAGGGCGAGTACGCCCGGGTGACCCAGGCCGACGGCAGCCTCGTCGCCACGGACGGGATGCCCGACGACGAGCTCATCCCGTCCCTGCTGGCCCTGACCGACGTGATGGCGACCGGGTGGCACGCCGCGGTCGCCGCGGGCGTGCAGCCCGGCCACACCGTCGTCGTGGTCGGCGACGGCGCGGTGGGCCTCAGCGGCGTCCTGGCCGCGGCCCAGATGGGCGCCGAGCGGGTGATCGCGATGTCGCGCCACGAGCCCCGCCAGGAGATCGCCCGCGCCTTCGGGGCGACCCACGTGGTCGCCGAGCGCGGCAAGGAGGGCGAGGCGCGCATCGCCGACCTCACCGACGGGGTGGGGGCCGACGCCGTCCTCGAGTGCGTCGGCACCGACGGCGCGATGAAGACGGCGTTCACCGTCGCGCGACCGGGCTCGACCGTCGGCTTCGTCGGCGTGCCGCACGGTGTCGAGCTGCCGGTGCGTCGCATGTTCCAGAAGAACGTCGGCCTCGCCGGTGGCATGGCTCCCGTGCGCCGCTACCTGCCCGACCTGCTCGACCGCGTGCTGTCCGGTGCCATCGACCCGGGGAAGGTCTTCGACCTGACGCTGCCGATGGCCGAGTCGGCCGAGGGCTACCGGGCGATGGACGAGCGCCGCGCGATCAAGGTGCTCCTCCAGCCATGA
- a CDS encoding helix-turn-helix domain-containing protein: MADYKGRIGNLIRDARKHRGLTQHQLAELLGTSQSAINRIEKGHQNLSLEMLARIGAALDSEIVALGAGPTHLRVDGPTTLSGSIDVKTSKNAGVALLCASLLNKGRTTLRKVARIEEVNRLLEVLNSLGVATRWVGDDNDLEIIPPADLNLAAIDEAAARRTRSVIMFLGPLLHRYDEFDLPYAGGCNLGERTVEPHMSALRPFGLEVKASDGSYHASVNRTIEPSRPIVLTERGDTVTENALMAAALHPGTTVIRNASSNYMVQDLCFYLQRLGVEVEGIGTTTLKVTGRSSIDVDVDYAPAEDPIEAMSLLAAAIVTKSSITIRRVPIEFLEIELATLEEMGFRYDRSPEYAALNGETRLVDITTHPSELRAPLDKIHPMPFPGLNIDNLPFFAVIAAVAEGQTLLHDWVYENRAIYLTELNKLGAQVKLLDPHRVLIEGPTHFSGAEIVCPPALRPAVVLLIAMLASKGRSVLRSTYVIHRGYEDLAERLNELGANIETFRDI; encoded by the coding sequence ATGGCTGACTACAAGGGTCGCATCGGCAACCTCATCCGCGACGCCCGCAAGCACCGCGGGCTCACCCAGCACCAGCTGGCAGAGCTGCTCGGCACGAGCCAGAGCGCCATCAACCGCATCGAGAAGGGTCACCAGAACCTCTCCCTCGAGATGCTCGCGCGCATCGGCGCGGCTCTCGACTCCGAGATCGTCGCCCTCGGCGCGGGGCCCACGCACCTGCGCGTCGACGGTCCGACGACGCTGTCCGGCTCGATCGACGTGAAGACCTCCAAGAACGCCGGTGTGGCGCTGCTGTGCGCCTCCCTGCTCAACAAGGGTCGTACGACGCTGCGCAAGGTCGCCCGCATCGAGGAGGTCAACCGACTGCTCGAGGTGCTCAACTCCCTCGGCGTGGCCACCCGCTGGGTCGGCGACGACAACGACCTGGAGATCATCCCGCCCGCCGACCTCAACCTGGCCGCGATCGACGAGGCCGCGGCGCGACGCACGCGCTCGGTGATCATGTTCCTCGGCCCGCTGCTGCACCGCTACGACGAGTTCGACCTTCCCTACGCCGGTGGCTGCAACCTGGGTGAGCGCACGGTCGAGCCGCACATGTCGGCGCTGCGACCCTTCGGCCTCGAGGTGAAGGCGAGCGACGGGAGCTATCACGCCAGCGTCAACCGCACCATCGAGCCTTCCCGGCCGATCGTGCTGACCGAGCGCGGCGACACGGTCACCGAGAACGCCCTCATGGCCGCGGCGCTCCACCCCGGCACGACCGTGATCCGCAACGCCTCGTCCAACTACATGGTCCAGGACCTGTGCTTCTACCTCCAGCGCCTGGGCGTCGAGGTCGAGGGCATCGGCACCACGACGCTCAAGGTCACCGGCCGGTCGTCCATCGACGTCGACGTGGACTACGCCCCCGCCGAGGACCCGATCGAGGCGATGTCGCTCCTGGCCGCCGCCATCGTCACCAAGTCGTCCATCACCATCCGCCGGGTGCCGATCGAGTTCCTCGAGATCGAGCTGGCGACCCTGGAGGAGATGGGCTTCCGCTACGACCGCTCCCCCGAGTACGCCGCCCTCAACGGCGAGACCCGGCTGGTCGACATCACCACGCATCCCTCCGAGCTCCGCGCGCCTCTCGACAAGATCCACCCGATGCCGTTCCCCGGCCTCAACATCGACAACCTGCCGTTCTTCGCCGTGATCGCCGCCGTGGCCGAGGGCCAGACGCTCCTCCACGACTGGGTCTACGAGAACCGCGCCATCTACCTCACCGAGCTCAACAAGCTCGGGGCACAGGTCAAGCTCCTCGACCCGCACCGCGTGCTGATCGAGGGGCCGACGCACTTCTCGGGCGCGGAGATCGTCTGCCCGCCCGCCCTGCGCCCGGCCGTCGTGCTGCTCATCGCGATGCTCGCCTCGAAGGGCCGCAGCGTGCTGCGCTCGACGTACGTCATCCACCGCGGCTACGAGGACCTCGCCGAGCGCCTCAACGAGCTCGGCGCCAACATCGAGACCTTCCGGGACATCTGA
- a CDS encoding TFIIB-type zinc ribbon-containing protein yields MESMTCPRCGVEMDERTHGEATVSSCPEGHGVFLARADLGMLVEAENDWHRNAGQHTAPLPRITADMTAPPAAGKVSRAWVETLFS; encoded by the coding sequence ATGGAGAGCATGACGTGTCCCCGGTGCGGTGTCGAGATGGATGAGCGGACCCACGGCGAGGCGACGGTCAGCTCGTGCCCCGAGGGGCACGGGGTGTTCCTCGCGCGCGCCGACCTGGGGATGCTGGTCGAGGCCGAGAACGACTGGCACCGCAACGCCGGCCAGCACACCGCACCCCTGCCCCGGATCACCGCCGACATGACCGCCCCGCCCGCCGCGGGCAAGGTCTCCCGGGCCTGGGTGGAGACGCTCTTCAGCTGA
- a CDS encoding glycerophosphodiester phosphodiesterase — protein MEPPHPTGPAYLDARRPLAFAHRGGAYHPDIEGLENTLAAFTHAVELGYTYLETDVHVTSDGVLLAFHDTVLDRVTDRTGSIADSTYDEVRQAMIGGRERVPTLADLFDTFPGARFNIDLKSEGAVESLARFIEERDAWDRVLVGSFSGRRMNAFRRRTGGRVATSAHPLEVVAFVLSPSARLARWLTRGRPVALQVPHRRGRLLVVSRGLVRRAQAAGVQVHVWTIDDPIEMNALLDRGVDGIMTDRTDILRDVLRARGQWNGPDQ, from the coding sequence GTGGAACCACCGCACCCGACTGGACCGGCCTACCTCGACGCCCGACGCCCGCTGGCCTTCGCCCACCGCGGCGGCGCCTACCACCCGGACATCGAGGGCCTCGAGAACACGCTCGCGGCGTTCACCCACGCGGTCGAGCTGGGCTACACCTACCTCGAGACCGACGTCCACGTGACCAGCGACGGGGTGCTGCTGGCCTTCCACGACACGGTCCTGGACCGGGTGACCGACCGCACCGGCAGCATCGCGGACTCGACGTACGACGAGGTGCGGCAGGCGATGATCGGCGGGCGCGAGCGGGTGCCGACCCTGGCCGACCTCTTCGACACCTTCCCCGGGGCGCGGTTCAACATCGACCTCAAGTCCGAGGGCGCGGTCGAGTCGCTCGCGCGCTTCATCGAGGAGCGCGACGCGTGGGACCGGGTGCTCGTCGGCTCCTTCTCCGGCCGCCGGATGAACGCCTTCCGCCGGCGCACGGGGGGCCGGGTGGCCACCTCGGCCCACCCGCTGGAGGTGGTCGCCTTCGTGCTCTCCCCCAGCGCCCGGCTCGCCCGGTGGCTCACCCGTGGCCGACCGGTGGCGTTGCAGGTGCCCCACCGTCGCGGTCGCCTGCTCGTGGTCTCGCGCGGGCTCGTACGACGTGCCCAGGCGGCAGGCGTCCAGGTGCACGTGTGGACGATCGACGACCCAATTGAGATGAACGCCCTCCTGGACCGTGGTGTCGACGGCATCATGACCGATCGCACGGACATACTCAGGGACGTGCTCCGCGCCCGCGGACAGTGGAACGGCCCCGACCAGTGA
- a CDS encoding MFS transporter produces MTDVDGGIANLKPLEQAREQKAWYWYDWANSAYTTTIGTVFFGPYFINLAENAVGGEDGRFEVAGLSLPPDSLFFWLITVSTILSALILPPLGAYADRVANKKRLLATLAWIGSFFAALIFFATGDNWELAAVGIVLGNLFFGAAGVVNDSILPLISDEDDRDRVSSRGWAFGYLGGGLLLVLNLAVYLGHEALGLDEALAARLCMLSAAVWWAGFTFIPYLRLNDHPPVAVEQVEGNAIRRSFGQLGATLRDMRQYPMALTFLIAYLFFNDGIQTVIASASVYGSEELGHGQTILIATILMVQFVAFGGALLFGRLAGRIGAKRTILMGLAIWCVIVTAGLFLPAGNVALFLLMGVAIGIVLGGTQALARSYFSLLIPRGKEAEYFSFYHAMDRGTSWFGTATFGIVLAITDSYRPALFALIAFFVIGGLLLTRVDTERGIREAGNDVPAVI; encoded by the coding sequence ATGACCGACGTGGACGGCGGGATCGCCAACCTCAAGCCGCTGGAGCAGGCTCGGGAGCAGAAGGCCTGGTACTGGTACGACTGGGCCAACAGCGCCTACACGACCACCATCGGCACCGTCTTCTTCGGCCCCTACTTCATCAACCTGGCCGAGAACGCCGTCGGGGGCGAGGACGGACGGTTCGAGGTCGCCGGGCTCTCGCTCCCGCCGGACTCGCTGTTCTTCTGGCTGATCACGGTCTCCACGATCCTGTCCGCGCTGATCCTGCCGCCGCTGGGGGCGTACGCCGACCGCGTGGCGAACAAGAAGCGGCTGCTGGCGACCCTGGCCTGGATCGGCTCGTTCTTCGCCGCCCTGATCTTCTTCGCCACCGGCGACAACTGGGAGCTCGCCGCCGTCGGCATCGTGCTGGGCAACCTGTTCTTCGGCGCCGCCGGCGTGGTCAACGACTCGATCCTGCCGCTCATCTCCGACGAGGACGACCGGGACAGGGTGTCCTCTCGCGGCTGGGCGTTCGGCTACCTCGGCGGCGGTCTCCTGCTCGTGCTCAACCTGGCCGTCTACCTCGGCCACGAGGCCCTCGGGCTCGACGAGGCGCTCGCGGCCCGCCTCTGCATGCTGTCGGCCGCCGTGTGGTGGGCCGGCTTCACCTTCATCCCCTACCTCCGGCTCAACGACCACCCGCCGGTCGCCGTCGAGCAGGTCGAGGGCAACGCGATCCGTCGCAGCTTCGGCCAGCTCGGCGCCACCCTGCGCGACATGCGCCAGTACCCGATGGCGCTGACGTTCCTGATCGCCTACCTCTTCTTCAACGACGGGATCCAGACCGTCATCGCGTCCGCGTCGGTCTACGGCTCCGAGGAGCTCGGCCACGGCCAGACGATCCTGATCGCGACCATCCTCATGGTGCAGTTCGTCGCCTTCGGCGGTGCGCTGCTCTTCGGCCGGCTCGCCGGCCGGATCGGCGCCAAGCGGACCATCCTGATGGGCCTCGCCATCTGGTGCGTCATCGTGACCGCGGGCCTGTTCCTGCCCGCTGGCAACGTCGCCCTCTTCCTGCTCATGGGCGTGGCGATCGGCATCGTCCTCGGCGGCACCCAGGCCCTCGCCCGGTCCTACTTCTCGCTCCTGATCCCCCGGGGCAAGGAGGCGGAGTACTTCAGCTTCTACCACGCGATGGACCGCGGGACGTCGTGGTTCGGCACGGCCACCTTCGGCATCGTGCTGGCCATCACCGACTCCTACCGGCCGGCGCTGTTCGCCCTGATCGCCTTCTTCGTCATCGGTGGCCTGCTGCTCACCCGGGTCGACACCGAGCGGGGCATCCGCGAGGCCGGCAACGACGTACCCGCCGTGATCTGA
- a CDS encoding RNA polymerase-binding protein RbpA, with translation MAERTLRGARLGGQSFEDERGIEFAARQQVGYRCKQGHDFEVTMSVEADIPAVWECPRCGAEALSTAGILPEAKVEKPARTHWDMLLERRSEKELEDILKERLELLRGGEIGPAHLHRANKKKRVS, from the coding sequence GTGGCGGAGCGCACACTACGTGGCGCACGGCTCGGCGGCCAGAGTTTCGAGGATGAGCGCGGCATCGAGTTCGCAGCTCGTCAGCAGGTCGGTTATCGGTGCAAGCAGGGACATGACTTCGAGGTCACGATGTCGGTCGAGGCCGACATCCCGGCAGTGTGGGAGTGCCCGCGCTGCGGCGCCGAAGCGCTGAGCACCGCGGGCATCCTCCCGGAGGCCAAGGTCGAGAAGCCGGCTCGTACGCACTGGGACATGCTCCTGGAGCGTCGCTCGGAGAAGGAGCTCGAGGACATCCTCAAGGAGCGCCTCGAGCTGCTGCGCGGCGGCGAGATCGGCCCGGCGCACCTGCACCGCGCCAACAAGAAGAAGCGGGTCAGCTGA
- a CDS encoding FxsA family protein, with protein MTSPTPPSGPRRRRRWVRPVLAVAFVVVPLVEIWAILQVGQLVGPWWTIVLLVLDSMLGAWLIKREGGRAWTALREALQHGRMPAREIADGALILIGGTLMLSPGFVLDIAGIVLILPFTRPVARRLLTKVVERRLVVAPTFGTPFGRPGAGPGFGPGFGTGFGPGDDERPGPGPGGPVVRGDVVE; from the coding sequence ATGACCTCACCCACCCCGCCCTCAGGTCCGCGACGCCGCCGCCGCTGGGTGCGCCCGGTCCTCGCCGTCGCGTTCGTCGTCGTGCCGCTGGTCGAGATCTGGGCCATCCTGCAGGTCGGCCAGCTCGTGGGACCCTGGTGGACGATCGTCCTGCTCGTCCTGGACAGCATGCTCGGCGCGTGGCTGATCAAGCGCGAGGGCGGTCGTGCGTGGACGGCACTGCGCGAGGCGCTCCAGCACGGCCGGATGCCCGCCCGCGAGATCGCCGACGGAGCCCTGATCCTCATCGGCGGCACGTTGATGCTCAGCCCCGGCTTCGTCCTGGACATCGCCGGGATCGTGCTGATCCTGCCGTTCACCCGGCCCGTTGCTCGCCGACTGCTGACCAAGGTCGTCGAGCGCCGCCTCGTGGTCGCGCCCACCTTCGGGACGCCGTTCGGACGCCCGGGGGCCGGACCGGGGTTCGGGCCTGGCTTCGGAACCGGTTTCGGTCCCGGAGACGACGAACGCCCCGGACCTGGGCCCGGGGGCCCGGTGGTCCGGGGCGACGTCGTCGAGTGA
- a CDS encoding polyprenol monophosphomannose synthase, giving the protein MVVPTYNESENLEWIVGRLRAAQPGVDVLVVDDNSPDGTGDLADRLAAADPAVQVVHRTEKAGLGAAYLHGFDVALRAGYDVIGEMDADGSHQPEQLQRLIDALHTADLVIGSRYVPGGSVVNWPAQRLLLSRGGNLYVRLLLGIRVKDATAGYRLFRRTTLEAIDLGSVRSTGYVFQTDLAYRTVSRGLRLTEVPIEFIERERGDSKMSGQVASESLRMITRWGLSERRRQLRRSRVRA; this is encoded by the coding sequence ATGGTCGTCCCGACCTACAACGAGTCGGAGAACCTCGAGTGGATCGTCGGGCGGCTGCGTGCCGCCCAGCCCGGCGTCGACGTGCTGGTCGTCGACGACAACAGTCCCGACGGCACCGGTGACCTCGCCGACCGCCTGGCCGCCGCCGACCCGGCCGTGCAGGTCGTGCACCGCACCGAGAAGGCCGGACTGGGCGCCGCCTACCTCCACGGCTTCGACGTCGCGCTCCGCGCCGGCTACGACGTCATCGGCGAGATGGACGCCGACGGCTCCCACCAGCCCGAGCAGCTGCAGCGGCTCATCGACGCCCTGCACACCGCCGACCTCGTGATCGGCTCGCGCTACGTCCCGGGCGGCTCGGTGGTCAACTGGCCCGCCCAGCGCCTGCTGCTGTCGCGCGGCGGCAACCTCTACGTCCGGCTGCTGCTCGGGATCCGCGTCAAGGACGCGACCGCCGGCTACCGCCTGTTCCGTCGTACGACACTCGAGGCGATCGACCTTGGCTCGGTGAGGTCTACTGGATACGTGTTCCAGACCGACCTCGCCTACCGCACCGTGAGCCGCGGCCTCCGCCTGACGGAGGTGCCGATCGAGTTCATCGAGCGCGAGCGCGGCGACTCCAAGATGAGCGGCCAGGTCGCGAGCGAGTCGCTGCGCATGATCACCCGGTGGGGGCTCTCCGAGCGTCGCCGGCAGCTGCGACGGTCCAGGGTGCGGGCATGA